The following coding sequences are from one Rathayibacter sp. SW19 window:
- a CDS encoding cold-shock protein yields the protein MATGTVKWFNSEKGFGFIAPDDGSADVFAHFSAIAASGFRSLEENQKVEFEVVRGPKGLQAENIRPL from the coding sequence ATGGCAACCGGAACCGTCAAGTGGTTCAACTCGGAAAAGGGCTTCGGCTTCATCGCACCGGACGACGGCAGCGCCGACGTCTTCGCGCACTTCTCGGCGATCGCAGCAAGCGGCTTCCGCTCGCTCGAAGAGAACCAGAAGGTCGAGTTCGAGGTCGTCCGCGGACCCAAGGGTCTTCAGGCAGAGAACATCCGCCCGCTGTAA
- a CDS encoding aldo/keto reductase family protein has protein sequence MNFRYLGNSGFKISEITYGNWLTHGSQIENDIAFACVRAALDAGITTFDTADVYANTAAETVLGEALKGQRRQSIEIFTKVFGPTGPKGHNDVGLSRKHILESIDGSLTRLQTDYVDLYQAHRYDVETPLEETMQAFADVVRAGKALYIGVSEWTAQQLRDGHALATQLGFQLISNQPQYSALWRVIEAEVVPTSRELGISQIVWSPIAQGVLTGKYKPGAGLPEGSRATDTKGGANMVKRFLRDDVLTRVQKLTPIAGELGLSLAQLAVAWVLQNDNVASAIIGASRPEQVRENVRASGVTIPAEQLARIDVALGNVVERDPARTLESSPKTREA, from the coding sequence ATGAATTTTCGTTACCTCGGCAACTCCGGTTTTAAGATCTCAGAAATCACATATGGCAACTGGCTGACGCATGGCTCGCAGATTGAAAACGACATCGCGTTCGCGTGTGTTCGCGCAGCTCTCGACGCAGGGATTACCACCTTCGACACCGCGGATGTCTACGCGAATACCGCGGCCGAGACCGTCCTGGGCGAGGCATTGAAAGGACAGCGACGCCAGTCGATCGAGATCTTCACCAAGGTGTTCGGCCCGACCGGGCCAAAAGGTCATAACGATGTCGGTCTGTCGCGCAAGCACATCTTGGAGTCAATCGACGGCTCGCTGACCAGGCTGCAGACCGACTACGTCGACCTGTACCAAGCACACCGCTATGACGTCGAGACTCCGCTCGAAGAGACAATGCAGGCGTTCGCGGATGTCGTGCGGGCCGGCAAGGCGCTCTACATCGGCGTGAGCGAATGGACGGCGCAGCAGCTGCGCGACGGTCACGCACTTGCGACACAGCTCGGCTTTCAGCTCATCTCGAACCAGCCGCAATACTCGGCGCTCTGGCGCGTCATCGAGGCGGAAGTCGTGCCGACCTCACGCGAACTCGGCATCTCGCAGATCGTCTGGTCCCCGATCGCGCAGGGTGTGCTCACCGGCAAATACAAGCCGGGAGCGGGCCTGCCGGAAGGCAGCCGGGCAACCGACACGAAGGGCGGCGCGAATATGGTCAAGCGTTTTCTGCGCGATGACGTGCTGACCCGGGTACAGAAGCTCACCCCGATCGCAGGCGAGCTCGGCCTGTCACTGGCGCAACTCGCGGTCGCCTGGGTTCTGCAGAACGACAACGTCGCATCCGCCATCATCGGGGCCTCCCGGCCGGAGCAAGTGCGGGAGAACGTGAGGGCGTCCGGTGTCACGATCCCGGCCGAACAACTTGCCCGGATCGACGTGGCGCTCGGCAACGTCGTAGAACGCGACCCCGCTCGTACTCTTGAGAGTTCTCCGAAGACGCGCGAGGCGTAA
- a CDS encoding sensor histidine kinase, which yields MLAAPAFLLVVATTLAVTASVTALTLVVLRAARRAGIAARLAIVLAGAVLSITASALAVAAEMYLSAHDLNVLGWVIGVSAVMSVAAAWLVARSVVRSSTAAVVSSTRRVGRGDIVDAPATGLREFDAVAAELASTSQRLADARAQVAELDEARKQFFAWISHDLRTPLAGMRAMAEALEEGTAPDPRAYARLIRGKVDSVTQLVDDLFELSKLQTGTLELHPEAVVLLDLVSDAVSDVQTVAAGRGIQIAQDRIGSHIIWADPRELTRAIGNLLTNGVRHAPDNSTILIRADTLSDGQLILSVIDQGPGVAAENLGRMFDVGWRADSSRTADTPGASAGAGLGLAIVRGIVEAHGGRVQARQSEAGFQLDLILPPVAA from the coding sequence GTGCTAGCGGCTCCTGCCTTCCTGCTCGTTGTGGCGACCACCCTTGCGGTGACCGCTTCCGTAACCGCTCTCACGCTCGTCGTGTTGCGAGCGGCGCGTCGCGCAGGCATCGCCGCCCGGCTTGCGATCGTGCTGGCCGGGGCCGTGCTCTCAATCACGGCTTCGGCTCTCGCCGTCGCCGCGGAGATGTATCTTTCGGCCCATGACCTGAACGTGCTCGGCTGGGTGATTGGGGTCTCCGCTGTCATGAGCGTTGCCGCCGCGTGGCTGGTCGCTCGTTCGGTTGTGCGGTCTTCGACGGCTGCCGTTGTCTCGTCAACTCGGCGCGTCGGCCGCGGCGACATCGTCGATGCGCCTGCGACCGGTCTGCGTGAGTTCGATGCGGTTGCGGCAGAGCTTGCGTCAACGTCACAGCGGTTGGCAGACGCACGTGCCCAAGTCGCCGAGCTCGATGAGGCGCGAAAGCAGTTCTTCGCGTGGATCTCCCACGATCTGCGCACACCGCTTGCCGGAATGCGCGCGATGGCCGAGGCGCTTGAAGAAGGCACAGCTCCCGACCCGCGCGCCTACGCCCGACTCATCCGGGGCAAGGTTGATAGTGTCACCCAATTGGTCGACGACCTCTTCGAGCTGTCCAAACTGCAGACGGGAACCCTGGAGCTCCATCCGGAAGCCGTCGTGCTCCTCGATCTGGTTTCGGATGCCGTTTCAGACGTTCAGACAGTCGCAGCGGGCCGAGGAATCCAGATTGCGCAAGACCGGATCGGCAGTCATATCATCTGGGCCGACCCGCGCGAGCTCACCCGCGCCATCGGGAACCTCCTGACCAACGGCGTGCGGCACGCCCCCGACAACAGCACGATCCTGATCCGAGCGGACACGTTGTCAGACGGCCAGCTCATCCTCAGCGTCATCGACCAGGGCCCGGGCGTGGCGGCGGAGAATCTCGGCCGAATGTTCGACGTCGGCTGGCGGGCGGACAGCTCTCGCACCGCCGATACCCCGGGGGCGTCCGCCGGCGCAGGTCTCGGGCTGGCAATCGTGCGCGGAATCGTCGAAGCGCACGGCGGCCGTGTTCAGGCGCGGCAAAGCGAGGCCGGTTTTCAACTGGATCTCATCTTGCCCCCCGTTGCTGCGTGA
- a CDS encoding response regulator transcription factor, with translation MQSGARIMVVEDDATVRTVIADHLRAAGCDVVQHADGESALAAVHERMPDLLILDRMLPHIDGDEVCRQVRAVSAVPIIMLTALDSVESRIEGLEGGADDYLTKPFSLRELQLRVNAQLRRTAAGAAAGAPLEFAVGQFRIDPAHRRVWVAGREIDLTTREYQLFLYLARNPQRVISREEIMREVWQWGFGDASTVTVHVRRLREKIEPDPRFPCFLMTEWGAGYRLSVDGGTSC, from the coding sequence ATGCAGTCTGGGGCGCGGATCATGGTCGTCGAAGACGATGCCACTGTGCGCACCGTCATCGCCGATCATCTCCGTGCGGCCGGATGCGATGTGGTCCAGCACGCAGACGGCGAAAGCGCCCTTGCCGCGGTGCACGAGCGGATGCCGGACCTCCTCATCCTCGACCGCATGCTTCCGCATATCGATGGCGACGAAGTGTGCCGACAGGTGCGCGCCGTCTCCGCTGTTCCGATCATCATGCTCACCGCGCTCGACAGCGTTGAGAGCCGCATCGAAGGGCTCGAAGGCGGCGCAGACGACTACCTGACGAAACCGTTCTCGCTTCGGGAATTGCAGCTTCGAGTCAATGCCCAGCTGCGCCGCACCGCCGCCGGTGCGGCGGCAGGAGCACCGCTGGAGTTCGCCGTCGGCCAGTTCCGAATCGACCCTGCGCACCGTCGGGTGTGGGTGGCGGGGCGTGAGATCGACCTGACCACCCGCGAGTACCAATTGTTCCTCTACCTTGCTCGCAACCCGCAGCGAGTGATCAGCCGGGAGGAGATCATGCGTGAAGTGTGGCAGTGGGGCTTCGGCGACGCATCGACGGTCACGGTGCATGTTCGCCGACTTCGCGAGAAGATTGAGCCGGATCCTCGGTTTCCGTGCTTCCTCATGACCGAGTGGGGCGCGGGCTATCGGCTGAGTGTCGACGGCGGAACATCGTGCTAG
- a CDS encoding lactonase family protein has translation MKIATRLCVAAIATASLIGAGATAANADTVAADAPNARPVGTVLVQTDGLTGNAIVSYDRLPDGTLRQAGTYPTGGLGVALGGSVVDHLASQSSLAADGNAVFAVNGGSNTITSFLQFGDRLIQRQVIGSNGEAPVSIAAHGARVFVLNARGGGSIQGFLNLGGHLISVPAWHRALGLNPNATPEFTSTPAQIAFTPDGSKLVIATKGGTSSFDVFTMNLLGPSQLPVVTSLPGAVPFGFQFDAAGRLVTSEAGTNSVASFTVNSDGSLTKISEQATGQKATCWLVIDGQFVYASNAGSGTLSGYQLGQDGALTALGTTPTDAGTVDAAVSRDGQYLYVQTGAAGNVDEFRVAPNGSLQSIGTVTVPGAVGGEGIVAN, from the coding sequence ATGAAAATTGCAACACGACTGTGTGTGGCCGCGATCGCCACCGCAAGCCTGATCGGTGCGGGTGCAACCGCCGCAAACGCGGACACTGTCGCCGCAGACGCACCCAATGCCCGACCGGTCGGCACCGTACTCGTGCAGACGGACGGCCTGACCGGCAACGCGATCGTCAGCTACGATCGCTTGCCAGACGGCACCCTCCGGCAGGCAGGGACGTACCCGACCGGCGGCCTCGGTGTGGCGCTCGGCGGGTCGGTCGTCGACCATCTCGCCTCGCAGAGTTCCTTGGCCGCGGACGGCAACGCCGTCTTCGCGGTGAACGGAGGAAGCAACACGATTACCTCCTTCCTTCAGTTCGGCGACCGGCTCATTCAACGTCAGGTGATCGGATCCAACGGTGAGGCGCCGGTCAGCATTGCGGCCCACGGAGCCCGCGTCTTCGTGCTCAACGCGCGCGGCGGCGGATCGATCCAAGGCTTCCTCAACCTGGGCGGTCATCTCATCAGCGTGCCCGCGTGGCATCGCGCACTCGGTCTGAACCCGAACGCCACCCCTGAGTTCACCAGCACGCCGGCCCAGATCGCGTTCACGCCCGACGGGTCAAAGCTCGTGATTGCCACCAAGGGCGGCACGAGCTCGTTCGATGTGTTCACCATGAATCTCTTGGGGCCGTCGCAGCTGCCGGTCGTGACCAGCCTGCCGGGCGCAGTCCCGTTCGGATTCCAGTTCGACGCCGCCGGCCGGCTGGTCACCAGCGAAGCCGGCACGAATTCGGTTGCTAGCTTCACGGTCAATTCTGACGGGTCTCTGACGAAGATCTCAGAGCAGGCGACGGGCCAGAAAGCAACCTGCTGGCTCGTGATCGACGGTCAGTTCGTGTACGCATCCAACGCCGGAAGCGGCACCCTCAGCGGCTACCAGCTCGGCCAAGACGGTGCGCTCACCGCGCTCGGCACCACCCCGACGGATGCCGGTACCGTCGATGCTGCGGTCTCGCGCGATGGCCAGTACCTGTATGTGCAGACCGGTGCCGCTGGCAACGTCGATGAATTCCGCGTTGCCCCGAACGGATCGCTCCAGAGCATTGGCACGGTCACGGTGCCCGGCGCTGTGGGCGGAGAGGGCATCGTCGCGAACTGA
- a CDS encoding class I SAM-dependent methyltransferase → MPDPIVDNPRLAEIYDALDPDRSDLDVYAAMVDEFGARSVLDIGCGTGTFACMLAQRGFDVTGVDPAAASLDVARTKSGAERVRWIRGDATTLPRLHVDLAVMTANVAQVFLTDEAWMATLQGILEALRPAGRLIFEARDPARRAWEDWTRAKSFVRVDIPGIGVVESWDQVTAVDGPLVTFGGETTFESDGAVVTSRSTLRFRDREEITGSLQASEFRVVEVRDAPDRPGREFVVVAATIAGRAD, encoded by the coding sequence GTGCCCGACCCGATAGTCGACAACCCCAGGCTTGCCGAAATCTACGACGCATTGGATCCGGACCGCAGCGACCTCGATGTGTATGCGGCGATGGTCGACGAGTTCGGCGCGCGGAGCGTTCTCGACATCGGATGCGGCACCGGTACGTTCGCCTGCATGCTCGCGCAGCGCGGATTCGACGTGACCGGCGTCGATCCCGCGGCCGCATCGCTCGACGTCGCGCGAACAAAATCTGGCGCAGAACGAGTGCGCTGGATCCGGGGCGACGCGACAACGCTGCCACGCCTTCACGTGGATCTCGCCGTGATGACGGCGAATGTGGCTCAGGTCTTCTTGACCGACGAAGCCTGGATGGCCACGCTTCAGGGCATCCTCGAAGCGCTACGACCAGCCGGACGGCTCATCTTCGAAGCCCGCGATCCTGCACGCAGAGCCTGGGAAGACTGGACGCGTGCGAAGTCATTCGTGCGCGTGGACATCCCCGGTATCGGAGTCGTTGAATCCTGGGACCAGGTCACTGCAGTTGACGGACCGTTGGTGACGTTCGGTGGCGAGACGACCTTCGAGTCGGATGGCGCCGTCGTCACCTCGCGCTCGACTCTGCGATTCCGGGATCGAGAAGAGATCACTGGCAGCCTGCAGGCATCCGAATTTCGCGTGGTCGAGGTGCGCGATGCGCCCGATCGACCTGGGCGTGAATTCGTCGTCGTGGCGGCGACGATAGCCGGCCGGGCCGACTAG
- a CDS encoding type II toxin-antitoxin system VapC family toxin: MILVDTAVWIDHLHHAEPMLLELLKRTQVLGHPMVIGELALGSLRDRGDVLGLLAQLPSATVATHEEVMQLVQQRRLFGQGLSLVDAHLLASTLLTPGANIWTRDKRLAAAAAALDVAFGHDD; this comes from the coding sequence ATGATATTGGTCGATACGGCGGTCTGGATCGACCACCTGCACCACGCGGAGCCGATGCTCCTCGAATTGCTGAAGCGGACCCAGGTTCTCGGGCATCCGATGGTCATCGGTGAACTGGCTCTTGGAAGCCTGCGTGATCGAGGAGACGTGCTCGGACTCCTTGCTCAGTTGCCATCGGCGACGGTTGCGACTCACGAGGAGGTGATGCAGCTCGTTCAGCAGCGGCGTCTGTTCGGCCAGGGCCTCAGCCTGGTCGACGCTCACCTTCTTGCTTCCACGCTACTGACACCCGGGGCCAACATCTGGACGCGTGACAAACGGCTGGCCGCCGCAGCCGCCGCGCTCGATGTGGCATTCGGACACGACGACTAA
- a CDS encoding type II toxin-antitoxin system VapB family antitoxin: MRTTVTLDDDVVAKAAELTGRAETSVLVRLAFEALVERESARRLALLGGSDPQASAAPRRRVA; this comes from the coding sequence ATGCGAACGACGGTGACACTCGATGACGACGTGGTCGCAAAGGCGGCTGAGCTCACCGGTCGCGCGGAGACTTCGGTGCTCGTGCGACTGGCCTTTGAAGCGTTGGTCGAGCGAGAGAGCGCTCGACGCTTGGCGTTGCTCGGTGGCAGCGACCCGCAGGCGTCCGCCGCGCCGCGACGGCGCGTTGCATAG
- a CDS encoding alpha/beta hydrolase, whose protein sequence is MPTAEPARSAPQPAAAAGELEFASEGATLRGRLTLPAGGHPVPTIVMAHGFSATARGMTADRYAAAFADAGFGTFLYDHRGFGQSGGEPRGEVNTWIQARGYRDALDLVAPLPGVREDRLALWGDSFSGGVALGVAAVDARVTALLLIAPACGRDVQPDDPDGELYARMRERMLVGDPRASAPEWRGPMPVVSVHPESESAALPVASAFDWFTEYGLRPGTGWENRVVLTAPRRDTWHPMIWAAHVRAATCTILGAGDDMPGASAFAARRTFELLAGRKELHEVDGGHFGMLRYPSAVFDRAAAIQVAFLRGLEGSAATM, encoded by the coding sequence GCCACGCTTCGAGGTCGCCTGACTCTGCCGGCCGGCGGGCATCCGGTGCCGACAATTGTGATGGCCCACGGTTTCTCCGCGACCGCGCGCGGGATGACCGCCGACCGGTACGCGGCCGCATTCGCGGACGCCGGATTCGGCACGTTCCTGTACGATCACCGCGGGTTCGGCCAGAGCGGCGGTGAGCCGCGCGGTGAGGTCAACACGTGGATCCAGGCGCGCGGATACCGCGACGCCCTCGACCTGGTTGCGCCGCTGCCCGGCGTTCGCGAAGACCGGCTGGCCCTGTGGGGCGACTCGTTCAGCGGCGGTGTTGCACTGGGCGTTGCCGCCGTCGATGCCCGCGTCACCGCACTGCTGCTGATTGCGCCGGCGTGCGGGCGAGACGTGCAACCCGATGATCCAGACGGCGAGCTCTACGCGCGCATGCGCGAGCGGATGCTGGTGGGCGACCCGCGCGCATCCGCCCCCGAGTGGCGTGGCCCGATGCCCGTCGTATCGGTCCACCCCGAGTCTGAGTCCGCCGCGCTTCCGGTCGCGAGCGCGTTCGACTGGTTCACCGAGTACGGCCTCAGGCCGGGCACGGGGTGGGAGAATCGCGTTGTGTTGACGGCGCCGCGACGGGACACGTGGCATCCGATGATCTGGGCTGCACACGTGCGAGCAGCAACCTGCACGATCCTCGGTGCGGGCGACGACATGCCGGGCGCGAGCGCCTTCGCCGCGCGGCGCACCTTCGAGCTGCTCGCCGGACGCAAAGAATTGCACGAGGTCGACGGTGGCCATTTCGGGATGCTGCGCTACCCGAGCGCGGTTTTCGATCGGGCTGCGGCGATTCAGGTCGCCTTCTTGAGAGGGTTGGAAGGTAGCGCGGCCACGATGTGA